A part of Aegilops tauschii subsp. strangulata cultivar AL8/78 chromosome 2, Aet v6.0, whole genome shotgun sequence genomic DNA contains:
- the LOC109754751 gene encoding uncharacterized protein: MVATIFVFEDESSDDLSGLQISSDDDGMHYQIPASIEDQDYNGLENAPEGLCVEHQLPTERRVAFESFETGRRFLVCAQPEAVNCGFLAWVDPGWPPTMQNALLKLWEMFEDNRTARRKDNLESSLTIHHLKEGIRNLDANYDKLVEDVHQLLNAQEDRVGPI; this comes from the exons atggtcgccacAATCTTTG tctTCGAGGATGAGAGCAGCGACGACTTGTCCGGCCTGCAGAtctcctccgacgacgacgggATGCATTATCAG ATTCCTGCTAGCATTGAAGACCAAGACTACAATGGCTTGGAGAATGCACCAGAGGGGCTCTGCGTGGAGCATCAGCTGCCAACTGAGCGCCGTGTAGCTTTTGAATCATTTGAGACGGGCAGGAGGTTTCTAGTTTGTGCTCAGCCT GAAGCTGTCAATTGTGGTTTCCTTGCTTGGGTTGACCCAGGGTGGCCTCCCACAATGCAAAATGCATTGTTGAAGCTTTGGGAAATGTTTGAAGACAACAGGACTGCTAGGAGGAAGGATAACCTGGAAAGTTCACTTACTATCCACCACCTTAAAGAAGGGATAAGGAATCTGGATGCCAACTATGACAAACTAGTTGAAGATGTCCATCAACTTCTCAATGCCCAGGAGGACAGG GTGGGACCTATTTGA